The Polyangium mundeleinium genome contains the following window.
TCACCTACGAGGGGGACGATCTCGATGCCGTGGAGCAACGGATGCGCGGCGTGATGCCGGCTGCGGGGGCGTATGATCTGAAGCTCGTGTTCCGTGGCATCCTTCGCGAAGGAGTGCTCGGCGCCCCTGGCGCCGCCGAGCGACTCGTCGCGATGCTCGGCCGCCCGTTGCGGACGTATCGCTCGTTCGCCCTCACGATGGCCGGCGCGTCCTCGTAGCCGTGCAGTTCGCTCGTCCAGCGTGCACGACCGCTTCGACCGTCGCGCTCGGCGAGCTTCGTTCGAGGAGGTGGCGCGGAGGAGGGCGGCGAGCATGTCGGCCTGCTCCTGGGTGGCGAAGTCTTTCGTGCCGCGCGCCATGAGCTGCATGCTCTTCGCGTGGAGCTCGGCGATGCGCCGCAGGCTCCCGGCGTGGGCAACGTCGTCCTTCGAGAAGGCGACGTCGAGGCGGCGGAGCGTGGCCAGCGCCGAGGCGTAGGCGATGACGTCACCGTGGCGGGACTTGGCGATGCGCTCGATGTCGTCGTCGTAGACGCACGGCACCTCGGCGGAGCACTTAGGGCAAATAACCAGCAGCGAGAGTTGCCCCAGGGGCACACGCTTACGCATCGGCGGTCCACGCGCCGAGAGCCCCGCGCGGGCCAACCCTTCGCGAATTCCTCCCGCTCGCGCGCTGGGCCCTCGATCCGTGGCTCCCCATCGTCGTCGCGCGCCCGAACCCGCACCGCCTCCTCTTCCCGCTCTCCTCGGGCGCGCGACGCCAAGCGAAGAAGGCCCCCGCCGAGTGGCCGGGCACCCCCGGCAGGAATCGGACCTGCTTCTAGCAGCCCCCTCGAACCACACGGAGATCAGCAGCAACACAGCGGTGATCCCGGCCGTTCTGCGAGATCGAGGGGGCGAGCTGGAGATGACCGCGACGAGACGTTCCGAGACCCTCCGGTGCGTGGGTTGGGGCAACAGTAGGGCAACGCTGGCGAGCGGACTTGGCAGGGTGGTTGGAGGGACGCGGTTCCAGCGTTGACGGTCGGATTTTACGATCGGTTCACTTCGCGCAAGCCCACGTGGCCGTCTTGTTGTTCTTGACGCTCAGCGACCAGTCCCCGCTGGCGGTGGAGGGAGCCGCGATCAAGGCGCCGTCGTTCCAGTCGTTCTGGTTGAGCGCGCCCGTGATCCCGGTGAGCGCGCAGCCCTTGATGCCCGTGCCCGAGGTGATCGTGACGGTGTTCGTTGCAGAGGCTGCGGCGGACACAGAGCCCGAGGTGCACACCGTTCCTTGCGGGAAGTCCACGCACGTGCCGAAAACCCGCGCGTGCGAGCCATCGTAGGGGTCAGTAGGGAGATTGGCCTCGACGTACCATCCCGTTGTCGGGTGGGTTGCGTCCGTCGATGTCTTCTTGACCACGCGCGCGAAGTTGCTGCTGCTGCTCCACGCGCCGGTAATGCCCCAGATGCCGGAGAGGTAGCATTGCCGCAGGTTGTTCGGGTCGAGGTCGGTAATCTTGACGGGGGCGGCGACGCCGCTATCGCTCTTCCACGTGGCGTCGTCGCGAACGTTGCTGGGGAAGCAAGTGGCTTTGGCATTCACAGGATTGTTATCCCAGACCCTCTGGTTGTGCTGGTCCGTGTAGGCACCACCGTGCGCATACAGCCAAGTCCCGGTCAACGGATACTTGGCACCCACCCAGGCCATCGATTCCACGTCGTTGGACCATTCTCCGCCGCGATTGAGGTTCCCTGCGACACCGCTGAGGACGCAGGTCTGGGGAGACGTCGAGGAGATGTCAATCCCGTCGTAGTCCGTCGTGGTCCCCCACGCCCAGTAGCCCCATCCGGACAGCGCAGCCGCGCACCCAGAAGCCACGCTGAAGTCATGCGGGTGAGGTGACGGAACATCGGAACAGTCATCGTGATCTTCATTCGTTTTCTCTCGCTTGCTTCACACGCATTCGGCGGCGCGTGACCTCTGAGGTAGAGCCACGTTCGCTCGCGTCGTGACCGTCGAAATCCTACTGGGACAAAAAAGGGCGGCGAGGGCGGGGATTGGGCCGCGTGGATCCTGTGCATGGTGCTGTCTGACAACGCCGGGCTCGACGTTTCGTTGAGCACGGGGAGCCACGCCTCGTCGTCGAGATCGTAGCGTGAGCCGCCGCCGCCCCGGGGCGGAGGTGCGCCACGGGCCCTCGATATCCGTCCTGTCGAGTGCGAACGAGCAGCACCCTCGCGGGTTGTCATTCCGACACGAGCTTCTCAGCGCGAGCCATCTCGTGCAGCCGCTCCTTGAGCCGTTCGAAGCGCTTGCGAAGCGCCGCGGCGCTGACCCCCCCCATCACGCTCGCCACGTCGGTCCAAGCGAGGTCCCGATCCACGCGGAGGATGAGCAGCATTTGGTCCTCCGGGTCGAGTCGTTCACGCAAGAGAACGAAGGCCGACTTGGCTTCGCTCTTCAAATGGGGCAGCGTCTCGGAGCTCAACTGCGCCGCGAGCTGCAGGATTTCCGCAATGTCCGTCATGGGCGTTCGACGCAGGTGGCGCCGCTCCCTCTTTTGCGTTCGATCGAATCGCCCAAGTTGATGTCGAGCGAGCGTGTAGACCCACGTTCTAAGCGAACAGCGCCACTCGAAGACAGTGATGCCCGCCCATAGGTCGAAGCTGAAGTCACCAAAGATGTCCGCTGCATCGTGCTCCGAGCTGACGATCGCGAGTAGGAAGCCGAAGATTTCTGGCCCATACGCTTGCAAAGTGCCTGTCACCACCTGCCTGAACTCACCGGCACGAAATAGGCTATGCATCTGGGCCTCGAATTCGCTCCTTTCTGCCGAATTTTCAGGCAACTTACATCGGACAAGTGTATCGGGCACGTTTCCAGCTCCTCCCAAGGTTTACTTGATGCAAACGTACGACAAGCGCTTTCCCTTCGTGGCATACACTTGCCACGCCTTCGTCTGCTTATCGTAGCGGATGCCCGCTCCATCGTACAACTCGTTCGTGCGAAACCTGCCGCCGACACCGGCGAGAAAACATACTGTTGCGTCGGGGGGCAGGTCCTGCTTCGGTACGCCGTTCTTCAATGGTGCCGCTTGACCCTCTAGGTTTCCGGACGTGAATTCACGACCGATGTCCATGCACGCTGCGTAGGCGCGGAGCCCAAGCTTCCCCGAGCTCGCGCGGCTCCCCCCGAGCCACCAATTTTGCCCATCGTGCCAAACACGTATGTCATCCAATTCGGATTCCAAACCGTCAACGCCGATGATTTCGGTGAGGAAGCATTGACGACGCGGCGTCACGGCCGCGAGCAGGGTCGGATGCGAATCGTTCGACGCGCTGTCCCAGCTCTTGACACCGGTATATCCGGCTGCGCTATCGATGCACGTCGATTCGGCGTGCACAATCGCTCCGCCGGGAGAGTCCACTTCCATCCGCCACCGCATGGTCTGTGGATCCTCGTAAAGACCCGCGCGCGCGGGCCTCGTCCAGTCTGCTCCCTCGAGGTCGCCGAAGAGCCCCGTAAGGAAGCACGTAAGATCGGCCGTCGCACCCAAGTCCGCATCCGACCCATCGTAGGTGGTGCCGGTCCACGTATGGGGCTCGACGACCAGCGCTTTGGGGCGCAACGCGACGAGCCCGAGGGATGATGCCATTGCGATGGTGATGCCTAGCGCCCAAAAACGCCGCGAACTCGACCGGCGCGCGAGTTCGAGCTGCGTAGCCAGGGCCTCCATCGATTCCCAGCGACGGCTTGGGTCTTCTTCGAACCCGCGAGCGATGATTCGACGGATCCGGCTGGGGACGCGCGGAATGCCGGTAAGCGCTTCACGAAGGGCGACACAATACGAGTATTGGTCGGATCGCGCATCCGTCATGCCTGTGCGCTGCTCCGGTGATGCGTACGCCGGTGTACCTGCAGGAACGTGGCTTTGACCGATGCCAAGCTGCTCCTCCTCGCTGGCCATCTGTGGGGAGATAACCCGAGCAAGCCCGAAATCTGCCACCCTCACTCGCGCGTCTTTGCCGATGAGCACATTGTCCGGCTTGAAATCGTGGTGCACGAGGCCTGCCATGTGGGCCGCCGCAAGCCCCCGTGCTGCTTGCAAGAATTTATCGAGGATTTCCTGCCAGCTGCGGGGTCGTTCGTTCAACCAGCTCCGGAGCGTTCCCGCGTCCACGTACTCCATTGCAAGGAAGACCTGCCCTGCATGCGTTCCAACTTCGTAGATGGTGACGACGTTGGGGTGAGTGCAGCGTGCCAGGACCCTTGCCTCACGGAGCATGAACTTTTCCGCACGCGCGTCGGCGAAACGTAGAAGCTTGAGCGCAACCGGCCGATCGAGCCGAATATCGCGCGCGAGGAAGACGATTCCCATTCCACCTCGACCCAGAGTTCGCTCGACTCGGAATGCATCATCGACGATGGCGCCCACTTCCAAGGAGACGGGGGGCTGCATCGCCGGCGCCCGAGCCACTTTGCGAACGAAGCTGTCTACAGACTCGCTTCTCGTCGCTGGATCCGCATCTCTCGACGCGTTGTTGTTCGTCATCGCAATGCTAGTATATCCGGCCGTCGGGTGCGGTGGAAGAGGGGGAACGCGCACACCGCTTCAAGCTCCCCGAACAAGCGCCCCGCAACCGCTGAGACCTTCTATGTCGTTCCAGACAGAGGTGGTGCCCCTCGACCGGACGCGGCCCGTGCGATGCCCCACCCATCGCCCCGTTCGTTGCCCCGCCCCTGCTGCGGCTCGCCGGGGCCCCTCGGGGGGATCCGGCAGGGCTCCCGGCGTCGACTTCAGCTCGGGCCGCACGAGAAGTGCACTTAGGGCAAATAACCAGCCCATTTCACCCTCGAGCAGGAACCGTCGCCCCGCCGCCCCCCGCCGCGGCCGTATCCCCGACTACGGCATGACGCCACCACACGTGGGCCTCGCGCGGAAAGTCGAGCTCGTCATCGAATTCTTTTGCACTGCGGGCACACGTACGCATCGGCGCCGGCAAACAGCAGCAAACAGCGAGCGCGAGACGTCCACCAAAGGCGGCGCCTCAGGGCTGCTCTCGCCGGTGCGCTTTCGGGAATGGCAGCGAGAGTTGCCCCAGGGGCACACGCTTACGCATCGGCGGTCCACGCGCCGAGAGCCCCGCGCGGGCCAACCCTTCGCGAATCGCATCCGGTGTAAGCGCAACGTTTCGCCACCGCATCGTGCTCGCACACTTCGGACACGCTGTGACATCGATGGCGAACACATGTCGCAAAAGCCACGCCCACGGCTTGCGTCGCGCCTTTCCTCCGGTGGCGTCGTCCCATCGAAAAGCTCACCGAATAGAGACAACTGCAATGGCGCTCGGGGTGGCGCGACCTTCGGCGCTGCCGATGACCGTGCCGACGAAACGACTTCTCTTCGCAATGCTGCATTCGGCGCGAGCACGCCGTGAAACCGCACCCTATGAAAACGCGGCGGCGGCGCCATCGCGCATGCCCGAGCGAGAAAGTCGTAGGGATCCAGCACGACGCACCTCGTCCCGTCACGCCACACTTTTTGGAACTCGTACCGGACGTTCTCGCCGACAACCCCGAGACGCTCCGTCGCAATCGGCGGCCTCACCAGGTACCGGCACCCCCGCTCCACGCGTTTCCGATCCCGACCATCGATCGCCGCTCCCGCGTGGACGTTGAAACCCATACCCCATCCAGCACGAGCGTATGCGCATGCACGTTCAGCCGCAGCGCCGAGTCGAATCGCTGGATGACTGTCACGGCTCCGGGAAACGCATCTTCGACGCTCGAAAGGCCAAACATACGCCTCGCGCGCCATCGATACGATCTCAATAGCTCCTCCACGAACGCGCCCATGTTCTGCCTCCCTCGGAACGGTACACAAACAGATCCCTGTTGCCGCCTCCGCTCCCGCTTCCACCCTACGACGTCACATGTTCACCCTTGCCGGTAGCAGCAATGGGCGCGTAGGCTGTACGATCGTGACGAACACAGTCGCGTGCATACGATGCGGGGCGATCGTGCCGCAGAGCGAGACGGAGTTTACGAGCCGCGGCGACCTGGTCTGCGGGAAGTGCGCGATGTTCCTGGAGTGCACGCCCATGTCGAGCGGGCGCGGGCCGCTGCATACGAGGAGGCCAGCAGGGAAAACAACGGGGACAAAGCCCGGGACGCGGACAACGTCGCCGCGCGGGACCATGCAACCTTCGCCGCCATCGAGGCGGCGGGACCGGCTCGGGCGCCGGCGACCACGGTGTGCTTCCGTTGCGGGACGGCGGTCCCTACCGCGAGGATGA
Protein-coding sequences here:
- a CDS encoding transposase, with protein sequence MGAFVEELLRSYRWRARRMFGLSSVEDAFPGAVTVIQRFDSALRLNVHAHTLVLDGVWVSTSTRERRSMVGIGNAWSGGAGTW
- a CDS encoding RNA polymerase sigma factor — protein: MPDTLVRCKLPENSAERSEFEAQMHSLFRAGEFRQVVTGTLQAYGPEIFGFLLAIVSSEHDAADIFGDFSFDLWAGITVFEWRCSLRTWVYTLARHQLGRFDRTQKRERRHLRRTPMTDIAEILQLAAQLSSETLPHLKSEAKSAFVLLRERLDPEDQMLLILRVDRDLAWTDVASVMGGVSAAALRKRFERLKERLHEMARAEKLVSE
- a CDS encoding serine/threonine-protein kinase, whose translation is MTNNNASRDADPATRSESVDSFVRKVARAPAMQPPVSLEVGAIVDDAFRVERTLGRGGMGIVFLARDIRLDRPVALKLLRFADARAEKFMLREARVLARCTHPNVVTIYEVGTHAGQVFLAMEYVDAGTLRSWLNERPRSWQEILDKFLQAARGLAAAHMAGLVHHDFKPDNVLIGKDARVRVADFGLARVISPQMASEEEQLGIGQSHVPAGTPAYASPEQRTGMTDARSDQYSYCVALREALTGIPRVPSRIRRIIARGFEEDPSRRWESMEALATQLELARRSSSRRFWALGITIAMASSLGLVALRPKALVVEPHTWTGTTYDGSDADLGATADLTCFLTGLFGDLEGADWTRPARAGLYEDPQTMRWRMEVDSPGGAIVHAESTCIDSAAGYTGVKSWDSASNDSHPTLLAAVTPRRQCFLTEIIGVDGLESELDDIRVWHDGQNWWLGGSRASSGKLGLRAYAACMDIGREFTSGNLEGQAAPLKNGVPKQDLPPDATVCFLAGVGGRFRTNELYDGAGIRYDKQTKAWQVYATKGKRLSYVCIK
- a CDS encoding transposase, producing MGFNVHAGAAIDGRDRKRVERGCRYLVRPPIATERLGVVGENVRYEFQKVWRDGTRCVVLDPYDFLARACAMAPPPRFHRVRFHGVLAPNAALRREVVSSARSSAAPKVAPPRAPLQLSLFGELFDGTTPPEERRDASRGRGFCDMCSPSMSQRVRSVRARCGGETLRLHRMRFAKGWPARGSRRVDRRCVSVCPWGNSRCHSRKRTGESSPEAPPLVDVSRSLFAAVCRRRCVRVPAVQKNSMTSSTFRARPTCGGVMP